A single region of the Bacteroides luhongzhouii genome encodes:
- a CDS encoding SusC/RagA family TonB-linked outer membrane protein codes for MKNNIIKIRSFFFLLLVLCGWGSVQAQQMLTVKGVVVDALKEPLPGASVQVVGMSTGTVTDLDGNFNIQVPKGKTIAISFIGYVTQELTVNQNQTNLTIQLKDDSKQLNEVVVIGYGTVEKKDLTGSIQSVTSKELSKLVTTDVTETLNGRVGGVLVNKTSNRPGSDTKIEIRGINSFNFSNEPLYVIDGVPSQTGMRHLNSADIESIDILKDASSSAIYGSRGANGVVIITTKGANKRQGFNIDYSGYVGFKTPTRIPEMIGNMGNGLEYVDYRTALWKKKYGDASLSRPDFLTDDEKRRIKYGEYYDWLRELSQNALTTSHSISTTGGTDKLSFSFGLGYLKDDGMIGDESFERITANIGLEYRFSDKFKTGVNSYVSLNNTNEGANDALVNAYFLPPTVSPYDKDGSYLFNCQPTSSKINPFVQIENNKREKEANYTNFSGYLEYQPIKGLSFKSQIAVQYDSDVYGEWVGTMTQAKGGLNAPEAYRKEGRNMNWVWDNIITYDKTWKNIHRLNVIGLYSAQKETHKGSEMRGDGLPYNSDWHAIETAEEIRDVKSYYWESSMLSFMGRANYTLLDRYLFTITGRYDGTSRLATGNQWGFMPSAAIGWQMKNENFLKDVDWLNSLKLRVSWGRSGNNSIDHDITWTKLDLAHYIYGGKGENAFGLGDRKGNKNLRWEMTSEWNYGIDFGFLNNRINGTIDVYNRTTKDLIFARSVGSLNGYGSILENVGTSSNKGVEIGLNTVNISTKDFTWKTNLTFSLNRNKIVDLYGDKKDDLANRWFIGQPMKVIYDLEKVGIWQIEDKELAAKYGQVPGHIRVADLDDNYVIDERDYKVLGTPSPDWTAGMTNTFAYKNWDLSFYMYARIGGIYNDDFTYMFTAWDNEHWNKLNVNYWTPENRSNEYQQIGAQSYHTQVLGKISGSFLKIQNITLGYTLPETWMKKMKMKNARAYINVQNPFTFTDYLGPDPETIGEDVYKSLSLYPMTFTFGVNLTF; via the coding sequence ATGAAAAATAATATAATAAAAATAAGATCTTTCTTTTTCCTGCTTCTTGTGTTATGCGGGTGGGGAAGTGTACAAGCACAGCAAATGCTTACTGTGAAGGGTGTAGTGGTGGACGCATTAAAAGAACCACTTCCCGGGGCTAGTGTTCAGGTAGTAGGAATGTCTACCGGTACGGTAACCGATTTAGATGGTAACTTTAATATTCAGGTTCCGAAAGGAAAAACGATAGCTATTTCTTTTATAGGATATGTGACGCAGGAACTGACTGTAAATCAAAATCAGACAAATCTTACTATTCAGTTGAAAGACGACTCCAAACAGTTGAACGAAGTAGTTGTAATTGGTTATGGAACAGTAGAAAAGAAAGATTTGACCGGTTCTATTCAATCTGTGACTAGCAAAGAATTAAGCAAACTGGTAACTACTGATGTCACAGAAACACTGAACGGACGTGTAGGAGGTGTGCTTGTGAATAAGACATCCAATCGTCCCGGTTCGGATACAAAAATAGAAATTCGCGGTATTAACTCGTTCAATTTCTCAAATGAACCTTTGTACGTGATTGACGGTGTACCTTCTCAAACAGGAATGCGTCATTTGAACTCTGCCGATATTGAATCTATCGACATATTGAAAGACGCATCTTCCAGTGCTATCTATGGTTCTCGTGGTGCAAACGGTGTTGTGATTATCACTACTAAAGGAGCTAACAAACGTCAGGGATTTAATATTGATTATTCGGGATATGTCGGTTTCAAGACACCTACCCGTATTCCTGAAATGATTGGTAATATGGGTAACGGTTTGGAATATGTAGACTATCGTACCGCTTTGTGGAAGAAAAAATATGGGGATGCTTCATTAAGCCGTCCGGATTTTCTGACAGATGACGAGAAACGTCGTATTAAGTATGGCGAATATTATGATTGGTTGCGCGAATTATCGCAGAATGCATTGACTACCAGTCACTCTATTTCCACCACTGGAGGTACGGACAAACTGTCTTTTTCTTTTGGCTTGGGATATTTGAAAGATGATGGTATGATAGGTGATGAAAGTTTTGAACGTATCACAGCTAATATAGGGTTAGAATATCGTTTCTCAGATAAGTTCAAGACTGGTGTTAATAGCTATGTTTCTTTGAATAATACCAATGAAGGAGCGAATGATGCATTGGTTAATGCATACTTCCTACCACCGACAGTAAGTCCTTATGATAAGGATGGAAGCTACTTGTTTAATTGCCAACCGACTTCCAGTAAGATCAATCCGTTTGTTCAGATAGAAAACAATAAGAGAGAGAAGGAAGCTAATTATACTAACTTCTCCGGTTATCTGGAATATCAACCGATAAAAGGATTGAGCTTTAAGTCACAGATTGCCGTTCAGTACGATTCGGATGTTTATGGAGAATGGGTAGGTACAATGACACAAGCCAAAGGAGGACTTAATGCACCGGAAGCTTACCGGAAGGAAGGACGGAATATGAACTGGGTGTGGGATAATATCATTACTTATGATAAAACCTGGAAGAATATCCATCGTTTGAATGTTATCGGTTTATATAGTGCGCAGAAGGAAACTCATAAAGGTTCAGAAATGCGGGGAGATGGTTTGCCTTATAATTCGGACTGGCATGCAATTGAGACTGCTGAAGAAATCCGTGATGTAAAAAGCTACTATTGGGAATCATCCATGCTTTCTTTCATGGGACGTGCTAATTACACATTGCTGGATCGTTACTTGTTTACTATAACAGGACGCTACGATGGAACTTCCCGTTTGGCTACCGGTAATCAATGGGGATTTATGCCATCGGCTGCTATTGGTTGGCAGATGAAAAATGAGAACTTCCTGAAAGATGTAGACTGGCTGAATAGTTTGAAACTTCGTGTTAGCTGGGGTAGATCGGGAAACAATAGCATCGACCATGATATTACTTGGACAAAGCTGGATCTGGCACACTATATCTATGGGGGAAAAGGTGAAAATGCGTTTGGATTAGGTGACCGGAAAGGTAACAAAAATCTTCGTTGGGAAATGACCTCAGAATGGAATTATGGTATTGACTTCGGTTTCCTGAATAATCGAATTAATGGTACAATTGATGTTTATAACCGTACTACCAAGGATTTGATTTTCGCCCGTTCGGTAGGTAGCCTTAATGGTTATGGCTCTATTCTTGAAAATGTGGGAACATCATCCAATAAAGGTGTAGAAATAGGTTTGAACACAGTAAATATTTCTACTAAAGACTTTACTTGGAAAACAAACCTGACTTTCTCTCTAAACCGTAACAAGATTGTAGATCTATATGGTGATAAAAAGGATGATTTAGCCAACCGCTGGTTTATCGGTCAACCGATGAAAGTGATTTATGATTTAGAAAAGGTTGGAATCTGGCAAATAGAAGATAAGGAACTGGCAGCTAAATATGGGCAGGTGCCGGGACATATTCGTGTAGCTGATTTGGATGATAATTATGTAATTGATGAGCGCGACTATAAAGTACTCGGTACTCCGTCGCCCGATTGGACAGCAGGTATGACCAATACCTTTGCCTACAAGAATTGGGATTTATCTTTCTATATGTATGCTCGTATCGGTGGTATTTATAATGATGACTTCACTTATATGTTTACTGCATGGGATAATGAACATTGGAATAAATTAAATGTAAACTACTGGACTCCGGAGAATCGTAGTAACGAGTACCAACAAATCGGCGCACAATCCTATCATACTCAGGTATTAGGTAAGATTTCCGGTTCATTCCTGAAAATACAGAATATCACCTTAGGTTATACCCTTCCGGAAACATGGATGAAGAAAATGAAAATGAAAAATGCGCGTGCTTACATCAATGTTCAGAATCCGTTTACATTTACCGACTATCTCGGCCCGGATCCGGAAACGATTGGTGAAGATGTATACAAATCATTATCGCTCTATCCGATGACCTTTACTTTTGGAGTGAATTTAACCTTCTAA
- a CDS encoding RagB/SusD family nutrient uptake outer membrane protein: MKRVKKQIKYLALLAICLLSGCSDFLDSYNPSAVTDDFYNTKEGQRKLLTDINARYRDVFNTGELQYYGTDIYMAISEEPAERMFNGYDKTFNSTAPIVGDYWKVLYKIVQESNILLNRCTPDIAGSDYTSLTAQARFFRAMAYYYLVETFGPVPLLTEENTNVIQQAERTGEQAIYTFIITELNDIKDKLDMTTISAGKVTNAAVIHFLGKMYLTRAYKSFAEADDFSNAAMTFDLLVENPASGYALQENYAALFDENNQANSEVIWAIQYGLDKNYRGSGNPQQAQFGFNIVALEPDLFIKNQNDYSNISRKYWVNPKAHELYTDPEADTRYDVTFKREYYINNPDNADYGKLGIYFPRWNDKSGMSNNAKKFYPFKQDDEYVWYPQSTALPVLETASDRMPMVQKFSDTKIQWGEGGSREDVIFRLGDTYLLCAEAYLGAGNKKLALERINSIRKRAAKDAAAYEAMKLTDLDINVIMDERARELMGEHDRWFDLKRTQTLLTRVPVYNPFVVKYDNLNENHLVRPIPQDERNKVDGLSQNEGY, translated from the coding sequence ATGAAACGAGTAAAAAAACAAATTAAATATTTAGCACTGTTGGCAATATGTTTGCTAAGTGGTTGCTCTGATTTTCTGGATAGTTATAACCCTTCGGCAGTGACAGATGATTTCTATAATACCAAAGAAGGGCAGCGGAAGTTGTTAACTGATATTAATGCACGTTATCGTGATGTCTTTAACACGGGTGAGTTGCAGTATTATGGAACAGATATCTATATGGCAATTTCGGAAGAACCGGCAGAGCGTATGTTTAACGGTTATGACAAGACTTTTAATTCAACAGCTCCCATCGTAGGCGATTACTGGAAAGTTCTCTATAAGATTGTGCAGGAAAGCAATATTCTGTTGAATCGCTGTACGCCGGATATTGCAGGAAGCGATTATACTTCGCTGACTGCACAAGCCCGTTTCTTCCGGGCGATGGCTTACTACTATTTGGTAGAAACATTCGGTCCTGTGCCTTTGCTCACCGAAGAGAACACAAATGTTATCCAGCAGGCGGAGCGTACCGGTGAACAGGCTATCTATACTTTTATCATTACCGAATTAAATGATATAAAAGATAAACTGGATATGACCACTATTTCGGCCGGAAAGGTAACTAATGCAGCGGTAATACACTTCTTAGGAAAAATGTATCTGACACGCGCTTATAAATCGTTTGCCGAAGCGGATGATTTTTCTAATGCGGCAATGACCTTCGATTTGTTGGTAGAGAATCCGGCTTCAGGTTATGCCTTGCAGGAAAATTATGCAGCTTTGTTTGATGAAAACAATCAGGCCAATTCAGAAGTGATCTGGGCTATTCAGTATGGACTGGATAAGAATTATCGGGGTAGCGGAAATCCGCAACAGGCACAATTTGGATTTAATATTGTTGCATTGGAACCGGATTTGTTTATCAAGAACCAGAACGATTATTCTAATATTTCCCGTAAATACTGGGTGAATCCCAAAGCGCATGAACTTTATACAGATCCGGAAGCAGATACTCGTTATGATGTGACTTTCAAACGTGAATATTACATAAACAACCCTGATAATGCTGATTATGGCAAGTTAGGAATCTATTTTCCCCGTTGGAACGATAAATCGGGCATGAGTAATAATGCGAAGAAGTTTTATCCATTCAAGCAAGATGATGAATATGTGTGGTATCCGCAATCTACAGCACTTCCTGTATTGGAAACGGCTTCAGACCGTATGCCGATGGTACAGAAGTTTAGTGATACTAAGATACAGTGGGGGGAAGGCGGTTCTCGTGAAGATGTCATTTTCCGTTTGGGAGATACTTACCTTTTGTGTGCTGAAGCTTATCTGGGTGCCGGAAACAAAAAACTAGCTTTGGAGCGTATCAACAGTATACGTAAACGTGCTGCTAAAGATGCGGCTGCTTATGAGGCAATGAAATTGACGGATCTGGATATAAACGTTATTATGGATGAGCGTGCTCGCGAATTAATGGGAGAACACGATCGTTGGTTTGATCTGAAACGTACTCAAACATTATTGACGCGCGTACCTGTGTACAATCCGTTTGTGGTGAAATATGATAATTTGAATGAAAATCATTTGGTACGTCCCATTCCACAAGATGAACGGAATAAGGTAGACGGATTATCGCAGAATGAAGGTTATTGA
- a CDS encoding GxGYxYP domain-containing protein, whose amino-acid sequence MKELMMKTTICGAALLLSLTMASCEVYESPEINQGLNEENNTSLYADAYDPISNVGQYYMPEMKVKPKKYWNCVEVVTVGSRNELGQTDKMRGLQYHLLCQSLAGLTNRAVEQGKSEIAVWLHDHGGSDSYKLSEQALKDMGIHEQGRQSGLELARNDYGPSDGVTIQLKGMFDGYVLTDIENNPESGVVASVASHVYNSIIVDVRDKEYYEEAGYTMKYDARSKTTAQAWAEFKDKCSNKALVIMPVQTGELREFAIKNEFFVLNLNKRQGSSLGGQNTALLKEILAWLEPNAPVFGWEQGVSEDAFVDLVSKSGHPMIPCDWSYNHSLTSLLYSQRQKSTLAHVKNPQFLDYTKKKNFVSFFLSDGDNIQWMMNDFKDFYNAPESEEVRMTYGMAASVLPMMAPAQFDNLLSQQKPNCSILEMLGGGYYYVDNYSENGDRAKNLKVVAERLSAHMRQHRVKLLGVMAMNVKSEAAKEAFQAYVDANDQLEGIVALQYSPYAGGEGDVIWVTNKAGYDIPVITVKYSLWNFGNRNTEREGTPAYIAGKLKQEAQQESFSVVCVHAWSNFSDHGKTEDPLIENQSGDIRGAGAAKLCAGHLNDTFEVVNMQELVWRLRMSQRPEQTKKYLTEVF is encoded by the coding sequence ATGAAAGAATTAATGATGAAAACAACTATATGTGGTGCCGCACTGCTGTTGAGCCTTACGATGGCTAGCTGTGAAGTGTACGAATCACCGGAAATCAATCAGGGGTTGAATGAAGAAAATAACACGTCCCTTTATGCAGATGCCTATGACCCGATCAGTAATGTAGGGCAATACTATATGCCCGAAATGAAAGTGAAGCCGAAAAAATACTGGAACTGTGTGGAAGTAGTGACGGTAGGCAGTCGCAACGAATTGGGGCAGACGGATAAGATGCGCGGATTGCAGTATCACCTGCTGTGCCAGTCATTGGCAGGATTGACCAACCGTGCCGTGGAACAGGGAAAAAGCGAAATAGCCGTATGGCTGCACGATCACGGTGGCAGTGACTCTTATAAACTCTCCGAACAAGCGCTTAAAGATATGGGTATTCATGAACAGGGAAGGCAGAGCGGATTGGAGCTGGCGCGTAATGATTATGGCCCATCTGATGGAGTAACTATTCAGTTAAAAGGAATGTTCGATGGATATGTTTTAACGGATATTGAGAATAATCCGGAGAGTGGAGTGGTAGCTTCCGTAGCTTCTCATGTTTATAATTCAATAATCGTAGATGTTCGTGATAAAGAATATTATGAAGAAGCCGGATACACCATGAAGTATGATGCAAGAAGCAAAACTACTGCTCAAGCATGGGCTGAGTTCAAAGATAAGTGTAGCAATAAAGCGTTGGTAATCATGCCCGTTCAGACCGGTGAGTTGCGTGAGTTTGCCATCAAGAACGAGTTTTTCGTGCTCAACCTCAATAAGCGTCAGGGCAGTTCGCTTGGCGGACAAAATACAGCATTGCTGAAAGAAATTTTAGCATGGTTGGAACCGAATGCTCCTGTTTTTGGATGGGAACAAGGAGTGAGCGAAGATGCTTTTGTTGATTTGGTTTCCAAGAGCGGACATCCAATGATTCCTTGTGACTGGAGTTACAATCATTCGTTGACTTCTTTACTCTATTCTCAACGACAAAAATCTACATTGGCACATGTTAAGAATCCGCAGTTTCTTGATTATACAAAGAAAAAGAATTTCGTTTCCTTTTTCCTTTCAGATGGTGACAACATACAATGGATGATGAATGACTTCAAAGATTTTTATAATGCGCCAGAATCGGAAGAAGTACGAATGACGTATGGTATGGCAGCTTCGGTACTTCCAATGATGGCACCGGCACAATTTGATAATCTGTTGAGCCAGCAAAAACCAAATTGTTCTATTTTGGAAATGTTGGGAGGTGGTTACTATTATGTAGACAACTATAGCGAGAATGGCGATCGGGCGAAGAATCTGAAAGTTGTAGCCGAACGTTTGTCCGCTCATATGCGTCAACACCGCGTGAAACTTTTGGGAGTGATGGCTATGAATGTGAAATCTGAAGCTGCTAAAGAAGCATTTCAGGCTTATGTAGATGCGAATGATCAGTTGGAAGGTATCGTGGCACTTCAGTATAGCCCTTACGCAGGTGGTGAAGGAGATGTTATCTGGGTAACAAATAAGGCGGGCTATGATATTCCGGTTATTACAGTGAAATATTCTTTATGGAATTTCGGTAACCGGAACACAGAACGTGAAGGAACCCCTGCATATATTGCCGGAAAGTTGAAACAGGAAGCACAACAGGAAAGTTTTTCTGTAGTATGTGTACACGCATGGAGTAATTTCTCAGATCATGGAAAAACAGAAGATCCGTTGATAGAGAACCAATCCGGTGATATCCGTGGAGCTGGAGCGGCTAAACTCTGTGCAGGACATCTGAATGATACTTTTGAAGTGGTAAATATGCAGGAACTGGTATGGCGTTTACGCATGAGCCAGCGTCCGGAACAGACCAAGAAGTATCTGACTGAAGTATTTTAA
- a CDS encoding LamG domain-containing protein, which produces MRTRFLMKLCLFGLLVWCISSCKSDNGDSVRPVALECMYAHLTDMTNMLDTAKIGTSDGTFPLANAQNLQKAVEELQIGISKGMAGYFVLQYEIDNYCIAAEKAIAEFQDSYQQTLQPGTPAELKIFGIDGKGRIEFGSDPAYGGGNTFTVESWMKYDAGFFESGIGSFLSTFDGNQPNEGWMINFLGSNLRTTIGMGPQEGRVLEEGRAYPDNFGKWNHVVTVWNSTLSEGQLKMYVNGELFFSKTNDVKNDAGVLQNYMPNTRNQNMWAFQEPTDNSRCMTGFIKKFRMWSTAKSADEIKSLMNSDVTGTESGLVCAWDFTTVAEDVTNIPDKTGKHVAKIVGNYKWFKVEN; this is translated from the coding sequence ATGAGAACAAGATTCTTAATGAAACTTTGTTTATTCGGTTTGTTGGTTTGGTGTATCAGCTCGTGCAAGAGCGATAATGGCGATTCGGTGCGGCCCGTTGCACTTGAATGCATGTATGCACATCTGACTGACATGACGAACATGCTTGATACCGCAAAGATTGGTACAAGTGACGGAACTTTTCCTTTGGCAAATGCTCAAAACTTACAAAAGGCTGTTGAAGAATTACAAATCGGTATCTCTAAAGGTATGGCAGGATACTTTGTATTACAGTATGAAATAGATAACTACTGTATCGCGGCTGAAAAAGCTATTGCCGAATTTCAGGATTCTTATCAACAAACATTACAACCGGGTACTCCCGCTGAACTGAAAATATTCGGTATTGATGGAAAGGGGCGTATTGAATTTGGCTCAGATCCGGCCTATGGTGGTGGCAACACATTCACGGTTGAAAGCTGGATGAAATATGATGCCGGCTTCTTTGAGTCGGGAATTGGTAGTTTCCTTTCCACTTTTGACGGAAATCAACCGAACGAGGGATGGATGATCAACTTTTTAGGTTCTAATCTTCGTACAACTATCGGTATGGGACCACAGGAAGGTCGCGTATTGGAAGAAGGACGTGCATATCCTGATAATTTCGGTAAGTGGAATCATGTTGTGACGGTATGGAACAGTACTCTTTCGGAAGGTCAGTTGAAGATGTATGTTAATGGCGAATTATTCTTTAGTAAGACCAATGATGTGAAGAATGATGCTGGAGTATTACAAAACTATATGCCTAACACCCGTAACCAAAATATGTGGGCATTTCAGGAACCGACTGATAACTCACGTTGTATGACCGGATTCATTAAGAAGTTCCGTATGTGGAGTACTGCAAAATCAGCTGATGAAATAAAATCATTGATGAACTCGGATGTGACGGGGACAGAAAGCGGACTGGTGTGTGCATGGGATTTTACAACGGTGGCTGAAGATGTAACCAATATCCCTGATAAGACAGGAAAACATGTTGCAAAAATTGTAGGTAACTACAAGTGGTTTAAAGTTGAGAACTAA
- a CDS encoding RNA polymerase sigma-70 factor, translated as MIHSLNSSDSKTAQKLFSKLYVSYYARLVRFASLYVGAMGDAENIVQDFFLYLWERKEILQELQHPDAYLFSAVKHRCLNFLRSQLSVVDRRQPLSDIIEQEFKLKLYSLQLLDDTQMSIDEVEKHIYRAINNLPERCREIFVMSKLKGMKYREIAESLGISQNTVEGQMAIALKKLREELRHCMPLLLLFGI; from the coding sequence ATGATACATTCTTTAAATTCTTCCGACTCTAAAACGGCGCAAAAGCTTTTTTCTAAGCTTTATGTTTCTTATTATGCCCGTTTAGTGCGTTTTGCTTCTCTTTATGTGGGGGCTATGGGAGATGCAGAGAATATAGTGCAAGATTTCTTTCTTTATTTGTGGGAGCGCAAAGAAATTCTTCAGGAGCTTCAACACCCCGATGCATATCTTTTTTCCGCTGTCAAGCACCGCTGTCTGAATTTCCTTCGTTCACAACTTTCTGTGGTAGACCGCAGACAACCACTTTCTGATATTATAGAGCAGGAATTTAAATTGAAGCTCTACAGTTTGCAATTACTCGATGACACTCAAATGTCAATAGATGAAGTAGAAAAACATATCTACCGTGCTATTAACAATTTGCCGGAACGTTGCCGGGAAATATTTGTTATGAGCAAACTAAAAGGAATGAAATACCGTGAAATAGCTGAATCGCTTGGTATTTCGCAGAATACGGTGGAAGGACAAATGGCTATTGCATTAAAAAAACTCCGTGAAGAATTACGCCATTGCATGCCTTTATTGCTTTTATTTGGAATCTAA
- a CDS encoding GH92 family glycosyl hydrolase, with the protein MVTRLFFLSICLPFLLTSCQQSKKAVEFVDYVNPLMGTESTFAFSHGNTYPAVAVPWGMNFWSPQTGENGSGWMYMYTDSLMRGFRQTHQPSPWINDYGTFSIMPLAGELKMSHKERQVPFSHEQEKATPYNYSVTFKNGLQTSLSATSRGAVLEVSFPEKQGQYVVVDAYSGGSSITIDPEKRRVKGASRYNNGGVPDSFANYFMMEFSHPVIEYGTYNGDTLLHHQTDVAADYTCAYLKFDVPAGEKLTIRTASSFISPEQAVINFNREVADADVKLVSNKAREQWNTYLGRVDAEGGTDEQLRTFYSCLYRTLLFPREFYEFDSQGNPVYYSPYDGNVHDGYMYTDNGFWDTFRAVHPLFTLLYPEVSERVTQSIINAYNESGFMPEWASPGHRGCMIGNNSISLLVDAWMKGIRTVDAEKALEAMIHQTQARHAEIASVGRDGFEYYDKLGYVPYPEIPEATAKTLEYAYADWCIARFAESLGKQDIADKYYQKAQNYRNLYYPEHGFMWTKNAKGEWRDNFDATEWGGPFTEGSSWHWTWSVFHDPEGLSQLMGGHEPMSARLDSMFVAPNTYNYGTYGFVIHEIAEMVALNMGQYAHGNQPIQHGIYLYDYIGQPWKAQYHLREVMDKLYNSGSKGYCGDEDNGQTSAWYVFSAMGFYPVCPGMPEYAVGSPLFNKVTLHLPEGKTFVVSAKDNAADRPYIKKALLNGKEYTHNYLTHDELKQGGELTLSMDSVPNLRRGTQPTDLPYSYSK; encoded by the coding sequence ATGGTTACAAGATTGTTTTTCTTATCAATTTGTCTTCCTTTTCTGCTCACTTCGTGCCAGCAGTCAAAGAAGGCTGTAGAGTTCGTAGACTACGTGAATCCTCTGATGGGTACCGAGTCTACTTTTGCATTTTCGCACGGTAATACTTATCCTGCCGTAGCGGTGCCTTGGGGAATGAATTTCTGGAGTCCGCAGACGGGAGAGAATGGTAGCGGATGGATGTATATGTATACTGACAGCCTGATGCGAGGTTTCAGACAAACGCATCAACCCAGTCCCTGGATAAATGACTATGGTACATTCTCCATAATGCCACTTGCCGGGGAACTCAAAATGAGTCATAAAGAGCGTCAGGTCCCTTTCTCTCATGAACAGGAGAAGGCGACTCCTTACAACTACAGTGTCACGTTCAAGAATGGTTTGCAAACCTCTCTTTCAGCTACTTCCCGTGGAGCTGTATTGGAAGTTTCTTTCCCCGAGAAGCAAGGTCAGTATGTAGTAGTGGATGCTTACAGTGGGGGGAGTTCAATAACGATTGATCCGGAAAAACGAAGGGTAAAGGGAGCGTCACGTTATAATAATGGAGGTGTACCCGATAGCTTCGCTAATTATTTTATGATGGAATTTAGTCATCCTGTCATAGAATACGGCACGTACAATGGAGATACTTTGTTGCATCATCAAACTGATGTTGCAGCCGATTATACTTGTGCATATCTGAAATTTGATGTTCCGGCAGGGGAAAAGTTGACTATACGCACAGCTTCTTCTTTTATCAGTCCTGAACAGGCCGTCATTAATTTTAATCGTGAAGTTGCTGATGCCGATGTGAAACTCGTCAGTAACAAAGCCCGTGAGCAGTGGAATACCTACTTGGGACGTGTAGACGCAGAAGGAGGGACGGACGAACAACTTCGTACTTTCTATTCCTGTTTGTATCGGACATTACTCTTTCCGCGTGAATTCTATGAATTTGATTCACAGGGAAATCCTGTTTATTATAGTCCTTATGACGGTAATGTACATGATGGTTATATGTATACTGATAATGGTTTCTGGGATACGTTCCGTGCGGTTCATCCATTATTCACGTTACTTTATCCGGAAGTTTCGGAGCGTGTCACTCAATCTATTATTAATGCTTACAATGAAAGTGGCTTTATGCCGGAGTGGGCTAGTCCCGGTCACCGCGGTTGTATGATTGGTAATAATTCTATATCTTTATTGGTAGATGCATGGATGAAAGGTATTCGGACAGTAGATGCGGAGAAAGCACTGGAAGCAATGATTCATCAGACACAAGCCCGTCATGCAGAAATTGCTTCTGTTGGGCGTGATGGTTTTGAATATTATGACAAACTTGGTTATGTACCTTATCCGGAAATACCTGAAGCTACAGCCAAAACATTAGAATATGCCTATGCAGACTGGTGTATAGCCCGTTTTGCCGAATCATTGGGCAAACAAGATATTGCAGACAAATATTATCAGAAAGCCCAAAACTACCGTAATCTTTATTATCCGGAACATGGCTTTATGTGGACGAAAAATGCTAAAGGCGAATGGCGTGATAACTTTGATGCGACGGAATGGGGAGGTCCTTTTACTGAAGGAAGCTCCTGGCATTGGACATGGAGTGTATTCCACGACCCGGAAGGTCTGTCGCAATTGATGGGTGGACATGAACCGATGAGTGCTCGTCTTGACTCTATGTTTGTAGCCCCGAACACTTACAATTATGGAACTTATGGTTTTGTTATCCACGAAATAGCTGAAATGGTTGCTTTAAATATGGGGCAATACGCACATGGTAATCAGCCGATACAGCATGGCATTTATTTGTATGATTATATCGGTCAGCCTTGGAAGGCGCAGTATCATCTTCGGGAGGTGATGGATAAACTTTACAACTCCGGAAGCAAAGGTTATTGTGGAGATGAAGATAACGGACAAACATCAGCTTGGTATGTGTTTTCTGCAATGGGCTTTTATCCGGTTTGCCCTGGAATGCCTGAATATGCGGTAGGCTCTCCGTTATTTAACAAAGTAACCCTTCACCTTCCTGAAGGTAAGACTTTTGTCGTTTCGGCAAAAGATAATGCGGCGGATCGTCCCTATATAAAGAAAGCTTTGTTGAATGGGAAAGAATACACCCACAACTATTTAACGCATGATGAACTGAAGCAAGGTGGCGAACTAACTCTGTCGATGGATAGTGTGCCGAATTTGCGGCGAGGTACCCAACCGACAGATTTACCCTATTCTTATTCCAAATAG